A window from Solanum stenotomum isolate F172 chromosome 5, ASM1918654v1, whole genome shotgun sequence encodes these proteins:
- the LOC125864913 gene encoding gibberellin 20 oxidase 1-D-like, producing MTTYSIITNETSPMLGEEKQLNFHVSHLKNDSNILIQYICPDGEKPCVVAQELHVPLIDSRGFFSADPVAAQQTSRLVGEAFRSHDFFLVVNHKVDSNLISNAYRYVDMFFDIPLCEKKKAQRKIGEHCGYASSFNGRFSSKLPWKETLFTILYSRRLISHS from the coding sequence ATGACCACTTATAGTATAATCACAAATGAAACATCACCTATGCTTGGTGAGGAAAAACAATTGAATTTTCATGTATCCCATCTGAAAAATGATTCCAACATTCTCATACAATATATATGTCCGGATGGCGAGAAGCCTTGCGTTGTAGCACAAGAACTTCATGTTCCCCTTATTGACTCAAGGGGTTTCTTTTCTGCTGACCCTGTTGCCGCCCAACAAACATCTAGGCTTGTTGGTGAAGCGTTCAGGagtcatgatttctttcttGTAGTGAACCACAAAGTTGATTCTAATCTCATCTCTAATGCTTATCGTTACGTGGACATGTTCTTTGACATACCTCTTTGTGAAAAGAAGAAAGCTCAAAGGAAAATTGGTGAACATTGTGGTTATGCCAGCAGCTTTAATGGAAGGTTTTCTTCAAAACTTCCTTGGAAAGAGACACTCTTTACGATACTCTACTCAAGAAGGCTAATCTCACATAGTTGA
- the LOC125863758 gene encoding uncharacterized protein LOC125863758 gives MSFGLPLMMMQKQIRMTMLVAGLSRLSCKKGKAVMLIGDTDIARLMVYVHQGSVAQGGNWAPTYAMCCRNHPGECCDGTTGCFKCGQDGNFMKDRTQSSSVAPPNRAAPRRATSGTGRRVNCLYAITSR, from the exons atgtcatttggcctgcctCTTATGATGATGCAGAAACAG ATCAGGATGACTATgcttgttgctgggttgtctcgtttGTCATGTAAGAAGGGCAAGGCAGTGATGCTTATAGGGGACACGGACATAGCGAGACTTATGGTTTATGTGCaccag ggtagtgtggcacaaggaggtaattggGCTCCTACATATGCTATGTGTTGTAGGAACCACCCAGGCGAGTGTTGTGATGGCActactggttgtttcaagtgtggtcaagaTGGTAACTTCATGAAAGATAGaacccaatcttcttcagttgctccaccaaacagggctgcacctagaaGAGCTACTTCAGGGACTGGCAGAAGAGTGAACTGcctatatgctatcactagtcgttaa